A single window of Leptolyngbya ohadii IS1 DNA harbors:
- a CDS encoding DMT family transporter yields the protein MQIKLTESRLPFASILLIAPFFLWGTAMVAMKGTIPHTTPLFMAGVRLVPAGMLILLAGLFMGRPQPKGWLAWLWIALFGLVDGTLFQGFLAEGLTRTGAGLGSVMIDSQPLAVALMARWLFGEQVGLWGWIGLGFGVLGISLLGLPPEWISNLLHPGTVAESGSFAIEQLLQNGQWLMLLAALSMAVGTVMVRYVCRYVDPVTATGWHMILGGLPLFLGSGLLEVNQWSQLGFSDWLSLSYSTIFGSAIAYGLFFYFASSGSLTSLSSLTFLTPVFALLFGNLFLDEVLNPVQWFGVGLTLVSIYLINQRDQLLSQFRKGNGWQEGSPVEPVAVLADRNQAE from the coding sequence ATGCAAATCAAGCTCACCGAGTCTCGTCTACCCTTTGCTTCGATTTTGCTGATTGCGCCCTTCTTCCTCTGGGGAACGGCAATGGTAGCAATGAAGGGAACGATTCCCCACACCACGCCGCTGTTTATGGCAGGGGTAAGGCTGGTGCCTGCCGGAATGCTGATTTTGCTGGCGGGTTTGTTTATGGGACGACCTCAGCCAAAGGGCTGGCTGGCATGGCTCTGGATTGCGCTATTCGGGCTGGTAGACGGCACCCTATTTCAAGGATTTCTAGCGGAAGGGCTGACGCGTACCGGAGCGGGATTGGGTTCGGTGATGATCGACTCGCAGCCGTTAGCGGTCGCACTAATGGCACGGTGGCTGTTTGGTGAACAGGTGGGGCTGTGGGGCTGGATTGGGTTAGGGTTTGGCGTCCTGGGAATTAGCCTGCTGGGTCTGCCGCCGGAATGGATTTCTAACCTGCTGCATCCGGGCACTGTTGCCGAATCGGGATCATTTGCGATCGAGCAGCTTTTGCAAAACGGACAATGGCTGATGCTGCTGGCAGCGCTTTCGATGGCGGTGGGAACGGTAATGGTGCGATATGTCTGCCGCTACGTCGATCCAGTGACGGCAACGGGCTGGCACATGATTCTGGGCGGTCTGCCGCTGTTCCTCGGTTCCGGACTGCTGGAGGTGAACCAGTGGTCGCAGTTGGGCTTTTCAGACTGGCTTTCGCTGTCCTACTCCACGATTTTTGGCAGCGCGATCGCCTACGGCCTGTTTTTCTATTTCGCCTCCAGCGGTAGTTTAACGAGCCTCAGTTCGCTCACCTTCCTCACCCCCGTCTTTGCGCTGCTGTTTGGCAATCTGTTCCTAGACGAGGTGCTGAATCCCGTCCAGTGGTTCGGCGTCGGGCTGACTCTAGTGAGTATTTATCTGATTAACCAGCGAGATCAGCTTTTGTCCCAGTTCCGCAAGGGCAATGGGTGGCAGGAAGGATCTCCAGTAGAACCTGTTGCCGTTCTTGCCGATCGAAATCAGGCTGAGTAG